The following proteins are encoded in a genomic region of Huiozyma naganishii CBS 8797 chromosome 9, complete genome:
- the TIP20 gene encoding Tip20p (similar to Saccharomyces cerevisiae TIP20 (YGL145W); ancestral locus Anc_2.329): MNDIKDLVNIDAKIDSISQQRDDLSKELDRVEKLRQIAANRDQYYQTITDDIQNNAHTLENIEELREKYGDLLILQELESNLIQQMAFTANLDELRSFQKKVLQLSALEVADIRFQEIEILYNNLQSILSEGHLLKDDNIVRAILNECDHNLLDKYGKHLLQQFNEKLLHIQWDTPRFLLSDNETVSELRKASSHLYQVANLYSLDTNRTLWNFKALTHNFQIRFTYHFHDNSSDIKLYFKYLNDYLKENLYKCINIFEDSSVGLEPGIVHEQFINHVLQPMRDHVNLSLGKINLRSLIMLISQIVATDKNLITAFHYHGDGLVSLVSDNIWESWINYETETITKQFTVITKEPKDLFQSGPNFVTLLKKAYEYFEPFYELDHQPILKYKLKTCSQIFMALTTKYLQYVLTTDTLGEKRTKEAELEQTMTKLELLNMVYQKVFELSGMDIFIKLTKLVNETESEEYITLLQNILKDYENDMEFDLQNSIIHRIQKLVKESLKTYFKTESWVLSETLNDAPKTEVISAINLLRKVITKLSALNIPENILFNIKNELLNIIVNYFLESILKLNRFNQQGLAQFNLDFCAVKDTLELPEDLYNVQEAILLEILKVLTLKYDSHVSKFISSSYIKNGEFQSLRDYLSIRWLKDTEIQDALYRVSYGNII, encoded by the coding sequence ATGAACGATATAAAAGATCTGGTTAATATTGATGCGAAGATAGATTCCATTTCCCAACAGAGAGATGATCTTTCAAAAGAGTTGGATCGTGTTGAGAAGCTGAGACAGATTGCTGCCAACAGGGATCAATATTACCAGACTATCACCGATGATATTCAGAATAATGCACATACGTTGGAGAACATTGAGGAATTGAGGGAGAAGTACGGGGACTTGCTCATTTTGCAGGAATTGGAAAGCAATTTGATCCAACAGATGGCCTTTACCGCAAACCTGGACGAGTTGAGatctttccaaaagaaggtcCTACAATTGAGCGCCTTGGAAGTTGCCGATATTCGATTCCAGGAAATAGAGATTTTGTACAACAATCTGCAGAGTATCCTCTCTGAAGGTCATTTGTTAAAGGATGATAACATCGTGAGAGCGATCCTCAACGAATGCGATCATAATTTGTTAGACAAATACGGAAAGCACTTATTGCAACAGTTTAACGAGAAATTACTCCATATTCAATGGGATACACCCAGGTTTCTGCTGTCTGATAACGAGACCGTCTCGGAATTGCGGAAAGCATCCTCTCATTTGTATCAGGTTGCCAATCTGTACTCGTTGGATACCAACCGTACCCTCTGGAATTTCAAAGCTTTGACTCATAACTTTCAGATTAGATTTACCTATCATTTCCACGACAACTCATCTGATATCAAACTTTACTTCAAATACTTGAACGATtatttgaaggaaaatCTGTACAAGTGTATCAACATCTTCGAGGATAGCTCAGTTGGGTTAGAACCTGGTATCGTTCATGAACAGTTCATCAACCACGTCTTGCAACCTATGAGAGACCATGTAAACTTAAGTTTGGGGAAGATCAACCTTAGGTCTTTAATAATGCTAATTTCGCAGATTGTTGCCACAGATAAAAATCTAATAACTGCATTCCATTACCACGGTGATGGGTTGGTTTCTCTCGTATCGGATAACATTTGGGAGTCCTGGATCAACTATGAAACGGAGACCATCACAAAACAATTCACAGTCATCACCAAAGAGCCAAAGGATCTTTTCCAATCAGGGCCTAATTTTGTCACACTGTTGAAAAAGGCATACGAGTACTTTGAACCATTCTACGAACTTGATCACCAGCCTATACTGAAATACAAACTAAAGACATGCTCACAAATTTTCATGGCGTTGACAACCAAGTACTTACAGTACGTTTTGACGACTGATACGCTGGGAGAGAAACGCACTAAGGAGGCCGAACTTGAGCAAACCATGACCAAGTTAGAGCTTTTGAACATGGTTTATCAGAAAGTGTTTGAGTTAAGCGGAATGGATATCTTTATCAAACTGACTAAATTGGTCAACGAAACAGAGTCAGAGGAGTATATCACACTTCTACAGAATATACTGAAGGATTACGAAAACGACATGGAATTTGACCTCCAAAATTCAATCATCCACAGGATTCAAAAGTTGGTCAAGGAGTCCCTGAAAACGTATTTTAAAACAGAATCCTGGGTCCTCAGTGAAACTTTGAACGACGCTCCTAAAACCGAAGTTATTAGTGCAATCAACCTCCTAAGGAAAGTCATTACAAAACTCTCAGCATTGAATATCCCCGAGAATATCTTGTTTAACATTAAAAACGAGTTACTCAACATCATCGTAAATTACTTCCTCGAGTCCAtactgaaattgaacaggTTCAACCAGCAGGGACTGGCCCAGTTTAACTTGGATTTCTGTGCCGTCAAGGACACATTGGAACTACCTGAAGATTTATATAACGTTCAGGAAGCCATCCTATTGGAAATTCTAAAAGTCTTGACGTTGAAGTACGATTCCCATGTCTCGAAATTTATCTCATCCTCATACATCAAAAACGGCGAGTTCCAAAGCTTGAGAGACTACTTATCGATACGGTGGTTGAAAGACACAGAAATTCAGGATGCATTATACAGGGTTAGTTATGGGAATATTATCTGA
- the ROG1 gene encoding putative lipase ROG1 (similar to Saccharomyces cerevisiae YDL109C and ROG1 (YGL144C); ancestral locus Anc_2.330) gives MSSHSGNDREGSNNVLFHYKSAVKIGEVERFVITYTLLDSDEIPEDLNLDSLWLNVRNMEPLPFRAAYLIGPYMLYFDVRTKHYHHSQHIHASADQPQFEANLQAQQNRAVELSLHRIERKYVWIVDVFSQILFATNTSVSFEITVGRTRESVLGPVVEPPGLVTYSDRMTVDRLNTLDLWKLPAQISHYRGKPKHVVILTHGLHSNLTSDLIYIQEEIYKAQDKYPNEQLVVDGYSGNVCQTEKGVKYLGTQLAEYIINTVYDEKVTKISFVAHSLGGLIQTFAIAYIAVKHPWFFEKVQPVNFIAIASPLLGIVTDNPAYIKGLLSFGVIGKTGLDLGLGVNKDWEKPLLYLLPGEPVRSVLAKFQRRTLYANAINDGIVPLYSASLLFLNYDAVAVSLLEDKNIDRSAESVSVSDNTAFFGGSFISPFTKMLSVWAPQKFPKENPKVPKISFLQSATSLLIPPLPTKEHIMNPDSRKPVIIHDKVYTEADLPQNDIELDKELFNSKNILLETFAVSGAERKKYQKLEEYIAKRWHKGLSWRKVIVALKPDAHNNIIVRRRFANAYGWPVVDHLISQHFNGEEENEISDAPELTCTNYEDCSWISKTEGCSLFDEGPTGMLSTMSDMLESFAKRRFSSQSSMISQTDPADQVLQYEENNSDLL, from the coding sequence ATGAGCAGTCACAGCGGAAATGACCGCGAGGGTAGCAACAACGTGCTCTTCCACTACAAATCTGCGGTGAAGATTGGGGAGGTGGAACGGTTTGTCATCACTTATACCCTACTGGATTCTGATGAGATCCCAGAAGATCTGAACCTGGACTCTCTGTGGTTGAACGTCCGGAACATGGAACCGCTGCCGTTCAGGGCTGCGTACCTTATCGGGCCGTATATGCTGTATTTTGACGTGAGAACGAAACACTACCACCACTCACAACACATACATGCATCCGCAGACCAGCCTCAGTTTGAAGCCAATCTGCAAGCACAACAGAACAGGGCAGTGGAACTGTCCCTGCATAGGATTGAAAGGAAATACGTATGGATCGTAGATGTCTTCAGCCAAATTCTCTTTGCGACTAACACGAGTGTCTCTTTCGAGATCACCGTTGGGAGGACGAGAGAGAGCGTGCTGGGTCCGGTGGTGGAACCACCAGGTTTAGTGACATATTCGGACAGGATGACAGTAGACAGGTTGAACACACTCGACCTGTGGAAACTTCCGGCACAGATATCACACTACAGAGGCAAACCTAAACACGTTGTGATCCTAACGCACGGACTGCACTCGAATTTGACGTCAGATCTCATTTACATACAAGAAGAGATTTACAAGGCACAGGACAAATACCCGAATGAACAGCTGGTCGTGGACGGTTACTCTGGAAACGTCTGCCAAACTGAAAAGGGCGTGAAATACCTGGGCACACAACTGGCCGAATACATCATCAACACCGTCTACGATGAAAAGGTCACCAAGATATCATTTGTTGCTCACTCGCTTGGTGGGCTGATCCAAACATTCGCCATAGCGTACATCGCGGTGAAACACCCGTGGTTCTTTGAGAAAGTGCAACCGGTGAACTTCATTGCAATAGCGTCTCCACTCTTGGGTATTGTAACGGATAATCCCGCATACATAAAGGGATTACTCTCATTTGGAGTGATAGGCAAAACTGGACTGGATTTAGGGCTCGGCGTAAATAAAGACTGGGAGAAACCGTTACTGTACTTGTTGCCAGGGGAGCCTGTTAGAAGCGTTCTGGCCAAATTTCAAAGGAGGACACTATACGCCAATGCCATTAACGACGGTATTGTGCCACTATACAGTGCATCGTTGTTATTTTTGAATTACGATGCTGTAGCTGTCTCTTTGCTAGAGGACAAAAATATAGATAGATCCGCGGAAAGTGTCTCTGTGTCTGATAACACTGCATTCTTTGGTGGTAGCTTCATATCTCCTTTCACAAAGATGCTCAGCGTGTGGGCCCCTCAAAAGTTTCCAAAGGAAAACCCTAAAGTTCCCAAGatatcttttcttcaatctgCAACATCCCTTCTAATACCACCACTACCAACGAAGGAACATATAATGAACCCCGATTCACGGAAACCTGTGATCATTCACGATAAAGTTTACACAGAGGCCGACTTACCCCAAAACGACATCGAGTTGGACAAAGAGCTGTTCAATAGCAAGAATATCTTACTGGAGACTTTTGCAGTGAGTGGTGctgaaaggaaaaaatacCAAAAATTGGAGGAGTATATTGCTAAGCGTTGGCACAAGGGGCTTTCCTGGCGAAAAGTCATTGTGGCATTGAAACCTGACGCGCATAACAACATAATTGTGAGACGAAGATTTGCCAACGCGTACGGCTGGCCTGTGGTAGATCATCTAATAAGTCAGCATTTTaacggtgaagaagaaaatgaaatttCAGACGCTCCAGAACTCACTTGTACAAATTACGAAGATTGCTCCTGGATCTCGAAGACGGAAGGGTGTAGCTTGTTTGATGAGGGTCCGACAGGGATGTTGTCAACGATGAGTGACATGTTAGAAAGCTTTGCGAAAAGAAGGTTCTCCTCTCAAAGTAGCATGATATCGCAAACTGATCCGGCGGATCAAGTGCTACAGTACGAGGAGAATAATAGTGATCTCCTGTGA
- the MRF1 gene encoding Mrf1p (similar to Saccharomyces cerevisiae MRF1 (YGL143C); ancestral locus Anc_2.331) — MWMIARGGKLLIKRTRGVNCVPGGLVPHGRVFYSVLVGDELNLKRLPNSLVTKAESYSKELTLLEESLSRGETFDEDKQIRYSRVSAVTDTLGHYRSILGNIRELNGMMATDPALKSEAEAELRELIPRFNGYAERLLGELLPPPAFSGKPCLMELRPGVGGVEAMNFTQDLTNMYINYAHKKRWKYHILSQQSNESGSGLIAAVLSIDEPGSYDRLRFESGVHRVQRVPDTETKGRTHTSTAAVVVLPQMGEESAKEVDAYERTFKPGEIRVDVKRASGKGGQHVNTTDSAVRLTHIPSGIVVSMQDERSQQKNRTKAFTLLRSRLAEKERSEKEARERAARREQVTTTNRSDKIRTYNYPQNRLTDHRCGFTLHDIPGVLSGERLDEVINAMTQFNTAEQAKRLLNDDS; from the coding sequence ATGTGGATGATTGCGAGGGGTGGTAAGCTACTTATCAAGCGGACGAGGGGTGTAAATTGTGTCCCTGGAGGTCTCGTGCCGCACGGTCGAGTATTCTATTCGGTGCTAGTGGGAGATGAACTGAACCTCAAGCGGCTGCCCAATTCTCTAGTCACAAAGGCTGAATCCTATAGCAAGGAGCTAACATTACTGGAGGAGTCCCTTTCGAGGGGGGAAACCTTTGATGAGGACAAACAGATACGGTACTCGAGAGTGTCCGCCGTGACGGACACGTTAGGCCACTACAGGTCGATCCTGGGGAACATTAGAGAGCTGAACGGCATGATGGCGACGGACCCGGCTCTGAAGTCCGAAGCAGAGGCTGAACTGAGAGAACTGATTCCACGGTTCAACGGATACGCGGAGAGGTTACTCGGCGAGCTTCTTCCACCGCCCGCGTTTTCAGGGAAGCCGTGCCTCATGGAATTGCGACCTGGAGTCGGCGGAGTCGAGGCAATGAACTTCACGCAGGACCTTACGAACATGTACATCAATTACGCACACAAGAAACGGTGGAAGTACCACATCCTGTCCCAGCAAAGCAACGAATCCGGGTCCGGGCTCATCGCAGCCGTTCTCAGCATCGACGAACCTGGGTCGTACGACCGTCTCCGCTTCGAATCCGGTGTGCACCGAGTGCAACGGGTTCCGGACACAGAGACCAAGGGCCGGACGCACACTTCTACAGCAGCAGTCGTGGTGCTGCCACAGATGGGCGAGGAATCCGCGAAGGAGGTGGACGCCTACGAGCGGACTTTCAAGCCGGGGGAAATCAGAGTCGACGTCAAGCGCGCAAGCGGGAAGGGTGGCCAGCACGTCAATACTACGGACTCCGCAGTAAGACTGACGCATATCCCCTCTGGGATCGTCGTCTCGATGCAAGACGAGCGGTCGCAGCAGAAGAACCGCACCAAGGCGTTCACCCTGCTGAGGTCCCGACTTGCGGAGAAAGAGAGATCGGAAAAGGAGGCACGCGAGAGGGCCGCCCGCAGGGAACAGGTTACCACGACGAATAGGTCAGACAAGATCAGAACGTACAACTACCCGCAGAACAGGCTCACGGACCACCGTTGCGGGTTCACCTTGCATGATATCCCGGGCGTCCTTTCGGGCGAGCGTCTTGACGAGGTTATCAATGCAATGACCCAATTCAACACCGCGGAGCAAGCCAAGCGACTGCTGAACGACGACAGTTGA
- the GPI10 gene encoding putative glycosylphosphatidylinositol-alpha 1,2 mannosyltransferase (similar to Saccharomyces cerevisiae GPI10 (YGL142C); ancestral locus Anc_2.334) codes for MLLLLLVVWRVCNAVVTHGYFQADEFWQALEPAHFKAFGYGALTWEWRVGLRSYAFPAVFEVVYRVVKCIAPLFCPSRALWCEYMGVLYAPKVIMAVIAVLGDYYTVKTVEVVYRHVGEKRSGDERIVRVVAGVLTASNFFNCFFSTRSFVNSFEMTLTAVSLYLWDWSAIDVLSRRQSLAMCIAMFACLQRPSNALIWVVLGTVQVANLLRRRQFHQVSMLSWRVMQCFAVALAVNCAIDYHFYGELTFPIFKFIAFNLTTPLSRFYGVAPWHFHICQSVPILLGYSIPLFVFEMTRPRSSYRAEQQTLISAMTAIKLVIGFNLLMYSLLDHKEFRFIYPLQPLFTLLSTFGFIRLRKYIPRVLIYILPVLSIAASFTIDHYHESGSLRVMEFLHDEPEIDSLGFVMPCHSTPWQSFLHRKSIDDGAWAITCEPPLHLLHDTDALTKLDDYMDESDRLYNNVAEFMRTEFPAVADVNVGAQGHTHRWPQYLVVFEHLDDSFMRKYLAGSRYVEHKRFFNSLSHWDSRRAGDIIVYKFT; via the coding sequence atgctgttgttgctgctggttgtGTGGCGGGTGTGCAATGCAGTTGTGACGCACGGGTACTTCCAGGCGGACGAGTTTTGGCAGGCGTTGGAACCAGCGCATTTCAAGGCGTTTGGGTACGGTGCGCTGACGTGGGAATGGCGCGTCGGGCTGCGGAGCTATGCGTTCCCGGCAGTCTTTGAGGTTGTGTACAGGGTGGTCAAGTGCATTGCGCCGTTATTTTGCCCCAGCCGTGCCCTGTGGTGCGAGTACATGGGGGTTTTGTATGCGCCGAAAGTTATAATGGCGGTTATTGCCGTTCTGGGCGACTACTACACGGTGAAGACGGTTGAAGTTGTGTACAGACACGTTGGAGAGAAGAGATCTGGAGATGAGCGGATTGTGCGCGTTGTAGCAGGGGTGCTGACAGcctccaatttcttcaattgcttcttcAGCACGAGGAGTTTCGTCAATTCATTCGAGATGACCCTCACCGCGGTCTCGCTGTACCTTTGGGACTGGTCTGCAATCGACGTTCTCTCCAGACGCCAATCACTGGCTATGTGTATTGCAATGTTTGCCTGTCTGCAACGACCCAGTAACGCTCTCATATGGGTTGTCCTGGGAACCGTTCAGGTAGCGAACTTGCTCAGGAGGAGGCAATTCCACCAAGTGAGCATGTTGTCCTGGAGAGTCATGCAATGCTTTGCGGTTGCATTGGCGGTGAACTGTGCGATAGATTACCATTTCTACGGTGAACTGACATTCCcgatcttcaagttcatcgcATTCAATCTCACGACACCACTATCCAGGTTTTACGGGGTAGCGCCGTGGCATTTCCACATCTGCCAAAGTGTGCCCATACTGCTCGGTTACAGCATTCCTCTTTTCGTCTTTGAGATGACTCGCCCGCGATCCAGCTACAGGGCGGAACAGCAGACTTTGATCTCCGCCATGACCGCGATCAAGCTCGTCATCGGtttcaatcttttgatGTATTCGCTGCTGGACCACAAGGAGTTTAGATTTATCTACCCGCTACAACCACTGTTCACGCTCTTGTCGACGTTTGGGTTCATACGGTTGCGCAAGTACATCCCGCGAGTGCTTATCTACATACTCCCGGTTCTATCCATTGCTGCATCGTTCACGATCGACCATTATCATGAATCCGGCTCGCTAAGAGTCATGGAGTTTCTGCACGACGAACCGGAGATTGACAGCCTCGGGTTCGTAATGCCCTGTCACTCCACACCGTGGCAGTCATTCCTACACAGGAAGAGTATTGACGACGGTGCATGGGCGATTACATGCGAGCCGCCCTTGCATTTACTGCATGACACCGACGCACTAACGAAACTAGATGACTACATGGATGAGAGCGACCGGTTGTACAACAACGTGGCAGAGTTTATGAGGACTGAATTCCCAGCGGTCGCTGATGTCAATGTCGGTGCACAGGGGCACACACACAGATGGCCTCAGTACCTTGTCGTCTTTGAACACCTGGATGACAGTTTCATGAGAAAGTACCTGGCAGGGTCCAGGTACGTCGAGCACAAGAGATTCTTTAATTCACTCAGTCACTGGGACTCGCGCAGAGCGGGCGACATCATCGTGTATAAATTTACGTAG
- the DJP1 gene encoding Djp1p (similar to Saccharomyces cerevisiae DJP1 (YIR004W); ancestral locus Anc_7.157) yields the protein MVVDTGYYEILGVTPTATAVEIKKAYRKKSVQEHPDKNRDDPMATERFQAISEAYQVLSDEDLRGKYDRFGKTEAVPKGGFEDAAEQFSVIFGGDAFASYIGELQLLKNLQRTEELSAEDEREKKREEEEKAKTKTEGEPLAGSNESKPAANGGADQNVALHNGDTVADGKTGAEAEASSKKKTKVELFEEEQEEEKRKRIIELSQVLIDRLSILTESSYDDACKMSFERKFEEEANLLKMESFGLDILHTIGEVYYEQAKIFLGSQNLFGWGGLFHSMRAKGGLVMDTLRTVSAAIDAQSTMKELEKMKTATENDTPLLDKNGVEIAKPSPEEVAQQEQLLMGKVLSAAWYGSKFEIMSTLRAVCDTVLNDESAGVPTRIRRAEALKLLGKVFQRSFRTKVEQEEAQVFEELVTEATKKKKHSN from the coding sequence ATGGTCGTGGACACTGGGTACTATGAGATCCTCGGGGTGACCCCCACTGCCACTGCGGtggagatcaagaaggcgTATCGGAAGAAGTCCGTGCAGGAGCACCCAGACAAGAACCGGGACGATCCGATGGCTACGGAGCGGTTCCAGGCGATATCGGAGGCTTACCAGGTGCTGAGTGACGAGGATCTGAGGGGCAAGTACGACAGGTTTGGGAAGACGGAGGCGGTGCCGAAGGGCGGGTTTGAGGACGCTGCGGAACAGTTTTCGGTGATCTTTGGAGGTGATGCCTTTGCATCGTACATCGGGGAGTTGCAACTGCTGAAGAACCTGCAGCGGACGGAGGAGCTGAGTGCCGAGGACGAgagggagaagaaacgggaggaggaggagaaggcgaagacgaagacggAAGGTGAGCCGCTAGCAGGAAGTAACGAATCGAAGCCCGCGGCGAACGGCGGTGCAGACCAGAACGTGGCCCTTCACAATGGGGACACGGTGGCCGATGGCAAGACCGGTGCTGAGGCGGAGGCCAGtagcaagaagaagacgaaggtggaattgtttgaagaggagcaggaggaggagaaacgGAAACGGATCATCGAGTTGAGCCAGGTTCTGATAGACAGGCTGTCCATCCTGACGGAGAGCTCCTACGACGACGCCTGCAAGATGTCCTTCGAGCGGAAGTTTGAGGAGGAGGCCAATCTGCTGAAGATGGAGTCCTTCGGGCTCGATATCCTGCACACCATCGGCGAGGTGTACTACGAGCAGGCGAAGATCTTCCTTGGGTCGCAGAATTTGTTCGGTTGGGGGGGATTGTTCCACTCGATGCGGGCGAAAGGTGGGCTTGTGATGGACACGCTGCGGACTGTATCCGCTGCAATCGATGCGCAGAGCACGATGAAGGAACTCGAGAAGATGAAGACGGCAACGGAGAACGACACGCCGTTACTGGATAAGAACGGCGTCGAGATCGCGAAACCGTCACCAGAGGAGGTAGCACAGCAGGAGCAGCTTCTTATGGGCAAAGTGCTCTCCGCTGCGTGGTACGGGTCCAAGTTCGAGATTATGTCCACGTTGCGCGCCGTATGCGACACAGTGCTGAATGACGAGTCTGCAGGGGTCCCCACAAGGATAAGAAGAGCAGAGGCACTGAAACTCCTCGGGAAAGTGTTCCAGCGGTCCTTCCGGACCAAAGTGGAGCAAGAGGAGGCACAGGTGTTCGAAGAGCTGGTCACAGAGGCaaccaagaagaagaagcatTCCAATTGA